A region of Cellulophaga sp. RHA19 DNA encodes the following proteins:
- a CDS encoding alginate export family protein, with protein sequence MKKIHFLIGLVCLISNYTIAQFKIDGEFRPRTEYRHGYGSPIAEDADAGFGISTRARVNFGYADESYKVYLSLQDVMTWGENRQLLPADTNNSFAVFEAWGELTLGEGFSTKIGRQTLDYDDQRILGSVGWAQQARNHDAALLKYKKDKFLLDVGLAFNQDKANLSGFSSIGTEYSTTGFFSYKTMQYLYLKQNWDTFSGSLLVLNNGFQEYEDDGVTADGTSSLLTLGTHLEYKKGKLGVSSNLFLQTGERQGEVDVKGAYLASLDLSLKTSDKITLGAGIELISGNDADAGETGAFFPLYGTNHKFNGFMDYFYVGNHANSVGLLDVHLSANFKLNETSNLMVKALNFSGEQELPSGEKSLGTEIDLVFSKKFKGYGLAIGYSQMFANDGMYELKETTEDASAGGQNWAWAMLTIKPKFLNTTK encoded by the coding sequence ATGAAAAAAATACATTTTTTAATAGGTCTGGTATGTCTAATTTCTAATTATACCATAGCACAGTTTAAAATAGATGGCGAGTTTAGGCCAAGAACCGAATACCGTCACGGATACGGAAGTCCAATTGCAGAAGATGCAGATGCAGGTTTTGGTATATCTACTAGAGCACGTGTAAATTTTGGGTACGCAGATGAATCTTACAAGGTATATTTAAGTTTGCAAGATGTAATGACGTGGGGAGAAAATAGGCAACTTTTACCTGCAGATACTAATAATTCTTTTGCTGTTTTTGAAGCTTGGGGAGAACTAACTTTAGGAGAAGGTTTTTCTACAAAAATAGGTAGGCAAACATTAGATTATGATGATCAAAGAATTTTAGGTTCTGTTGGTTGGGCACAGCAAGCACGTAACCATGATGCAGCATTGTTAAAATATAAAAAAGACAAATTTTTATTAGATGTAGGTTTAGCATTTAATCAAGATAAAGCAAATTTATCTGGTTTTTCATCTATAGGAACGGAATATAGTACAACGGGTTTCTTTTCTTATAAAACAATGCAGTACTTATATTTAAAACAAAATTGGGACACTTTTTCAGGTAGTTTGTTAGTGCTAAATAATGGTTTTCAGGAGTATGAAGATGATGGTGTTACGGCAGATGGTACTAGTAGTTTGTTAACTCTTGGCACACACTTAGAGTATAAAAAAGGAAAACTAGGTGTTAGTAGTAATCTTTTTTTACAAACAGGAGAAAGACAAGGAGAAGTAGATGTAAAAGGTGCTTATTTGGCAAGTTTAGATCTTAGTTTAAAAACATCAGATAAAATTACTTTAGGGGCAGGTATAGAGCTTATTAGTGGTAATGATGCAGATGCAGGTGAAACAGGAGCATTTTTTCCGTTGTACGGAACCAATCATAAATTTAATGGCTTTATGGATTATTTTTATGTAGGCAACCACGCTAATTCTGTTGGACTTTTAGATGTACATTTAAGCGCAAATTTTAAATTAAATGAAACGTCTAATCTTATGGTTAAGGCATTAAACTTTAGTGGCGAGCAAGAATTGCCAAGCGGAGAAAAATCTTTAGGGACAGAAATAGATCTAGTTTTTTCTAAAAAGTTTAAGGGCTACGGCTTGGCAATAGGATATTCACAAATGTTTGCAAATGATGGTATGTATGAATTAAAAGAAACTACTGAAGATGCTTCTGCCGGAGGTCAAAATTGGGCTTGGGCAATGCTAACCATCAAACCAAAATTTTTAAATACAACAAAATAA
- a CDS encoding response regulator transcription factor: MSSTISIVLADDHSLVRDGIRSLLEEEKDLVVVAEVANGEEAIAIVEEKKPDLLIIDIRMPIMNGIDAVDVLNKKGTTTKTIILSMHDSEEYILKSVNAGANGYLLKDTGKVEFIKAIHTVQQGGKYFSGDISNVLVNNLLHGNKSISEASKTTKTNNPFDLTSKELQVLELVLAGLTNKQISEKLENSKRTVETHRFNLMRKMEVKNLIDLSKKAQQYNLV, from the coding sequence ATGAGTAGTACTATAAGTATTGTATTGGCAGATGATCATTCTTTAGTAAGGGACGGAATACGTTCTTTACTAGAAGAAGAAAAAGATTTAGTTGTAGTAGCAGAGGTGGCTAATGGGGAAGAAGCTATAGCTATTGTAGAAGAAAAAAAACCAGATCTTTTAATTATAGATATTAGAATGCCAATTATGAATGGTATAGATGCAGTAGATGTTTTAAATAAAAAAGGAACAACTACCAAAACCATTATTTTGTCTATGCATGACTCAGAGGAATATATTCTTAAATCTGTAAATGCAGGTGCAAACGGTTATTTACTAAAAGATACAGGTAAAGTAGAGTTTATAAAAGCAATACACACTGTGCAACAAGGAGGAAAATATTTTAGTGGAGACATATCTAATGTCTTGGTAAATAATTTGCTTCATGGTAATAAATCTATTTCTGAAGCATCAAAGACAACAAAAACCAATAATCCTTTTGATCTTACCAGTAAAGAACTTCAGGTATTAGAGCTTGTGCTAGCAGGTTTAACAAATAAGCAGATTTCAGAAAAACTAGAAAATAGTAAACGTACTGTAGAAACGCATAGGTTTAATTTAATGCGTAAAATGGAAGTTAAAAACCTTATAGACTTGTCTAAAAAAGCACAACAGTATAATCTTGTTTAA